The genomic interval TGTTTTTTCTCGCCCTGGTTCTGTTTCTGGTGGCGCTGGTGTATTTCCGGCGTGGGAAACGCGATCGGTACTGGCGACTTCGCCGTGCCGCCAGTCTTACTGGCTGGCAGTTGTTTCTTATCTCGCTCACGCTGGCTTTTGTGGCCTCGGCGGTCTGCCTTTTCAGTGGGTTTGCGTCATTGGTGCTGGAAGGCGGTTTGCAGGCGTCACCTGTACCTGTGTCTGGCTCGCCCACGGTGCTGGTGTCTCCGTTAATAACTGTCTTGCCTACAGCGCAGGCGGCGGCTACCACAGCGATGCCCTCACCATCGCCTACGCCACAACCTGCGTCCGCTACACCGTCGGCAACGCCCACCGGAACTGCCAGCGCTACGGCATCGCCCCGCCCAACGCGGCTGGTGGCATCAGTGACGCTTGCGGGGCCGACCGCGACTCCCACTGCAACGGAGCTTCAGGTGTGGCCGCTTGCCTCCAATGTGACGCCACCGCCTGAGGCTGACCTGACGATTGTCGCTGTGGATAGGGCTGTGAGCGCCGATCTACAACCGGTCAATCCGGATGCCCTGTTGCAGGCGGGCATCACCCGGCTGTACTTCTGGGTTGCCTATCGCGGGATGGTGGACGGTGTGGCCTGGGAACGGCTTCTGCTGCGTGATGGGCGCGTTATTCAGGGCGGGGCTTACCTGTGGAATGGCGGCGCCGAAGGGACTGCGCTTTACTTCTTTGGCGACGCTGAAGGTTTTACACCGGGCGAATATGAAATCCGGCTGGCATTCTCCGGTGTCACGGTGGAATCGAAAACGCTGCGTATTCAGTGAGCGCTACACCCCGCAGATCAGCTTGGTGGGCTAACGGCTCCGCCGTTTGAAGCCAATAACGCGGTAAACGGTGTGCGGGCCGGGGTCGTCACGGAATGGCCGCTGTACCGGTTCAGCATCGATCCGGTCACGGACGCGCTGGTAGGTGGCTTCAGAGATGATGATCTCGCTGCGCTCCGCGGCCTCCTGAAGTTGTTTGGCGTGAGCGACCGGCTGACCAAGGGCGGTGAACTCCTTACGCTCATCGGTCCCCACATTGCCCAGAACGGCCATGCCGGTGTCGATACCGATGCCATACCACAGGCGGGCATTGGGCGGCATCAGTTCGTGAAGTACTTTGACATCATAGATCATACTCATCGCAGCGCGGATCGCCCGCAGGGCATGATCTTCTTCCTGGGGATTGAGCTGGGTGTTGTAGAGGCCAACGACGGCATCACCCATGTACTTGTCGATGATGCCCTCGTACAGGTGGATTGCATCGCTGGCGACCTCAAGGTAGCGGTTGATCACCGTCATCAGCGCCTCTGGCTCAAGCTGCTCGGAGAAGCCGGTAAAGCCGCGCACATCGGCGAAGATGATGCTGATCTCGCGCTCTTCCCCGCCAAGGGCAAGGGTGTCAATGGCCCGGATGTTCTCAACCATCGCTGGTGGGAGGTACCGCCGCACTTCGGCCAGCGTCGCTTCCCGGCGGCGGATATCGGTCAGGTCATCGACAAGGATGGTCGCCCCGCTGATACCCTGATCGTGAGTCTTGAGCGGGCTGAGACGCACAGCAAATACGACTTTTCCGCGCCCGACAAGGACTGGCTCAAGCTCTGCGGCGTAGTTGAGGCCATCGCTGAGGGCGCGCTGCAGCGCTGCGTAGAACTCCGCACCGAGATCCGGGAGGATGTTGGCGAGGGGTCTATTCAGGGCCTGCTGGCGTTCCAGGCCAAAAATGCGTTCTGCTGCCTGGTTCCAGATGATGACTCTTGTGTCACAATCGGTGGTGATCACCGCGCTGGCGAGCGAGGCGAATACACTCTCCAGCAGTTCCTTGTTCTCGGTGACTTCTTCCAAAGTGGTTCTGACATGTTCGAACAGGCGGGCGTTCTCGATGGCCACCGCGGCTTGATCGGCAAAGGCGGTCAGGAGCGCCAGCTCGCTCTCACCAAACAGACCGGAACGAACGCGGTTATCGGCGTATACCACCCCGATCACATCCTCTTTAATCTTTAGCGGGACGCACAGGATGCTGCGCAGGGAATAGGACACCACGCTTTCCTGCTCGGCGAAGCGCGGATCGCTCTGGGCATTGGTGGTCACTACCGGCGTGCCGGTCTGGGCGACGCTGTTGACAACGCTACGGCTTACCGTAAAAGAACTGCGTTCGATTGTCTCCCGATCAAGGTTACGGGCCACCCGTACCATCATGCTGCCGGTGTGCTCATCGCGCAGTACGATGTAACCGCGTTCGGCGTCAGTCAGGCGAATCACGGTGTCCATCACCCGGTTGAGGACTTCGTCCAGACCCAGCGAGCTATTGATCAGGGCGGAAGTTTCAGCGAGGGCGCGCAACCGGGTCAGTTCGATCTGTTGTGCTCGCAGATGGGCGGCCAGCTTTTCAATGTCCTGTTCGGCGGCGGCGATGTCTTGTAGGGCACCCGGCGGGAGACTCATGCCGCGCTGTTGCAGCAGCGCACGCTGGGCACGCAGAAGGCCATCCAGCTCGTGGATCATGCCTTTAATCCGTTCGGCGGCGACGATGCCAGGACTGGCGAAGGACTGAGTCCCGAAGAGCGTTGACATGCCGCTATCACCCCTCCCACCCGAACTGGTAGATACGAGCGGGTTGCTGGCGTCCGCGGATTTCGATCTCGCCGCGATCGGTGGTCTGCACATGTTCAGCGATTTGCGGCAAATGCGCCGCGCAGGCTTTGTAGACCTCCTGGCTGGCCAGTATTTCGTTGTCATCCGCCAGGTCCAGAAGGCGATGTGCCAGGTTCACAGTATCGCCGATGGCAGTGAATTCACGCCGGACTTTGCTGCCGACATTGCCCATGGTGGCGATGCCGCTGTGGATGCCGATGGCGTAACACGGCTGAGCCGAAGGTGCGCTGGCAGTGTGCAACCCGGCAAAGGCAGCGGCAATGTCCAGCGCGGCGCGCACCGCATCCCAGGCGTGGGTGGCGCTGGGGTTGAGTTGCGTGTTGAACAGCGCCATGATTTCCGTGCCCATGAACTTGTCGATCACACCGCCGAAGCGATGAATCGGCTCGCAGCAAAGAGCCACATAGCGGTTGAGTTCAGCCAGTTGCTGTTGAGGGGATAGATCGGCCAGCAGTGTGCTGGCGAGGCGGATATCTACATAGAGCACGGTGATGTCCCGCCGTACGCCGCCCAGTCCCAGCTGGGCAATGCTCTGAATGTTGTCGACCATGGCTGGCGGCAGGTAACGCCGGATCACATTTAGCTGGGCTTCGCGCTGGCGGGCTTCTGTCAGATCATCCATGACGATGGCGACGCCCTCGATCGATTGCCGGGCGTCTCGCAGAGGACTGAGCCTGACGCTCAGTATGCGCGTGCCGCGCGCCTCCACTTCAGCCTGCAACTCTACGCTCATCCGCCGGTTTTCCAGCCGGGTTGCTTCCAGGGCGCGGCTCAGGCTATCGGCCACCATTGGCAGTCGGGCAGGCAGGGCACCGCCGATGACCTGCGCAGGTGTCAGGTGCAGGATATCACACGCCGCATCGTTAAGTAGCGTGATCTGGTCGCCAGCGTCGGTCACGATGACGCCGCTGGGGATGGAGGCGAACACATCATCGAGCAATGCCTTGATCTCGCTGATCTCGGCCAGGGCGGCACGGATACGCTCAAACAGGCGGGCATTCTCGATGGCGATGGCAGCCTGATTGGCGAACGCATTCAGCATCGCCAGTTCACTGTCGCCAAACAAACCTGCCCGGATGCGGTTATCAGCGTAGATCACGCCAATGACGTGGCCTTTGCTCTTGAGGGGGACGCAGAGGATGCTGCGCAGGGCAAAAGAGACGATGCTCTCCTGAGCGGCAAAGCGGGGATCGTCCTGGGCGTTGGTGGTGACAACTGGCTCGCCGGTGTCGGCGACGCGCTTGATGACACTGCGGCTGACGGTAAAGGCGTCCTGAGCGATAGTTTCC from Anaerolineae bacterium carries:
- a CDS encoding GAF domain-containing protein produces the protein MSTLFGTQSFASPGIVAAERIKGMIHELDGLLRAQRALLQQRGMSLPPGALQDIAAAEQDIEKLAAHLRAQQIELTRLRALAETSALINSSLGLDEVLNRVMDTVIRLTDAERGYIVLRDEHTGSMMVRVARNLDRETIERSSFTVSRSVVNSVAQTGTPVVTTNAQSDPRFAEQESVVSYSLRSILCVPLKIKEDVIGVVYADNRVRSGLFGESELALLTAFADQAAVAIENARLFEHVRTTLEEVTENKELLESVFASLASAVITTDCDTRVIIWNQAAERIFGLERQQALNRPLANILPDLGAEFYAALQRALSDGLNYAAELEPVLVGRGKVVFAVRLSPLKTHDQGISGATILVDDLTDIRRREATLAEVRRYLPPAMVENIRAIDTLALGGEEREISIIFADVRGFTGFSEQLEPEALMTVINRYLEVASDAIHLYEGIIDKYMGDAVVGLYNTQLNPQEEDHALRAIRAAMSMIYDVKVLHELMPPNARLWYGIGIDTGMAVLGNVGTDERKEFTALGQPVAHAKQLQEAAERSEIIISEATYQRVRDRIDAEPVQRPFRDDPGPHTVYRVIGFKRRSR
- a CDS encoding GAF domain-containing protein; amino-acid sequence: MPDVNQATMPGDLLQVGGKMTTQFRPTDTIRQEAQVLGRNLHNLQGVLLSQREILRQRGMTLPSAVFTLLEDAQIAMQDLINGLKEEEEALRQLRALTQTAALINSTLDLDEVLSQAMDTVLRLTGAERGYLMLRNEQTQEMEYRVARNLDRETIAQDAFTVSRSVIKRVADTGEPVVTTNAQDDPRFAAQESIVSFALRSILCVPLKSKGHVIGVIYADNRIRAGLFGDSELAMLNAFANQAAIAIENARLFERIRAALAEISEIKALLDDVFASIPSGVIVTDAGDQITLLNDAACDILHLTPAQVIGGALPARLPMVADSLSRALEATRLENRRMSVELQAEVEARGTRILSVRLSPLRDARQSIEGVAIVMDDLTEARQREAQLNVIRRYLPPAMVDNIQSIAQLGLGGVRRDITVLYVDIRLASTLLADLSPQQQLAELNRYVALCCEPIHRFGGVIDKFMGTEIMALFNTQLNPSATHAWDAVRAALDIAAAFAGLHTASAPSAQPCYAIGIHSGIATMGNVGSKVRREFTAIGDTVNLAHRLLDLADDNEILASQEVYKACAAHLPQIAEHVQTTDRGEIEIRGRQQPARIYQFGWEG